In the genome of Syngnathoides biaculeatus isolate LvHL_M chromosome 14, ASM1980259v1, whole genome shotgun sequence, one region contains:
- the dbr1 gene encoding lariat debranching enzyme translates to MKIAVEGCCHGELDKIYETITYLEKKEAVKVNLLLCCGDFQAVRNEGDLKCMAVPAKYRTMQTFYKYYSGEKKAPVLTIFIGGNHEASNHLQELSYGGWVAPNIYYLGYAGVVRYKGIRIGGLSGIFKSHDYRKGHHEFPPYSPETLRSVYHVRNIEVFKLKQIRMPVDIFLSHDWPRGIYHHGPTEDLLRKKKFLRHEVESNALGSPAAAELLEHLQPSYWFSAHLHVKFAALKQHPPKPKAAPRATKFLSLDKCLPYREFLQIVDVPERAGSSDNLEYDPEWLAILKTTNDLQRTTPHPWNPPENNGLHQRWDFTVSEEALMKVVEQLSGELAIPENFSRTVPPYNPSSPQYHAAPSYHANPQTTELCATLGLTDLYTQVGQASNMSGVQDGPGEEEDTQSGDEPSQYTTDISATSNSFNPDEITIEDEWEEEDIEEEPKSSADPKLPRGDIHTPCHLVLPPPKLEASPIAMSPLLDLPPPCQSTPAVPNLSPSDLEERFLKRTSDEAGDTGSRTTTPRIKRRNQIIYATVDDDCDE, encoded by the exons ATGAAGATTGCAGTGGAGGGCTGTTGCCACGGCGAGCTGGACAAGATCTATGAGACCATTACCTACCTGGAGAAGAAGGAAGCCGTCAAAGTGAACCTGCTGCTTTGCTGTGGCGACTTTCAGGCTGTGCGGAATGAAGGCGACCTCAAGTGTATGGCAGTGCCTGCCAAGTACAGAACCATGCAGACGTTTTACAA GTACTATTCTGGAGAGAAAAAGGCTCCGGTTCTTACCATCTTCATCGGTGGTAACCACGAGGCCTCCAATCACCTGCAGGAGCTTTCTTATGGAGGTTGGGTAGCTCCCAATATATATTATCTGG GTTATGCTGGGGTTGTTCGCTACAAAGGGATCCGAATCGGTGGCCTATCGGGGATCTTCAAGTCACATGACTACAGAAAAG GTCACCACGAATTCCCTCCGTACAGCCCCGAAACCTTGAGAAGCGTCTATCATGTTCGAAATATTGAGGTCTTTAAACTAAAGCAG ATCCGCATGCCCGTCGACATTTTCCTGAGCCACGACTGGCCTCGCGGAATCTATCATCATGGGCCCACGGAGGATCTGCTGCGTAAGAAGAAGTTTCTGCGGCACGAGGTGGAATCCAACGCTCTTGGGAGTCCAGCTGCAGCTGAGCTCCTAGAACACCTCCAACCCAGCTACTGGTTCTCGGCGCATCTTCATGTCAAGTTTGCTGCCCTGAAGCAGCATCCT CCTAAACCCAAAGCTGCGCCCCGGGCCACCAAATTCCTATCGCTAGATAAATGCCTGCCCTATCGGGAATTCTTGCAG ATCGTGGATGTACCGGAAAGGGCCGGTTCATCTGACAATTTGGAATATGACCCCGAGTGGCTCGCCATCCTAAAGACCACCAATGACCTGCAGAGGACCACCCCTCATCCCTGGAACCCTCCAGAGAATAATGGCCTGCATCAACG GTGGGACTTTACAGTCTCTGAAGAAGCACTCATGAAGGTAGTGGAGCAGCTCAGTGGTGAACTCGCCATCCCGGAAAACTTCAGTCGTACTGTGCCCCCCTACAACCCAAGTAGCCCCCAGTACCACGCCGCCCCCAGCTACCACGCCAACCCCCAGACCACTGAGCTGTGCGCCACACTGGGCCTCACAGACCTCTACACCCAAGTGGGCCAGGCCAGCAACATGAGTGGGGTACAGGATGGCCCCGGCGAGGAGGAAGACACTCAAAGCGGCGACGAGCCTAGCCAGTACACGACTGATATTTCAGCCACATCAAACTCCTTCAATCCTGATGAAATCACCATAGAGGATGAGTGGGAGGAAGAGGACATTGAAGAAGAGCCCAAAAGCAGTGCTGATCCAAAACTGCCCCGTGGCGATATTCACACACCCTGCCACTTGGTCCTGCCCCCACCCAAATTGGAAGCGTCACCCATTGCCATGTCCCCTCTCCTGGATTTGCCTCCCCCATGCCAGTCCACACCTGCTGTCCCTAATCTTTCCCCAAGCGACTTGGAGGAGCGTTTCCTCAAACGGACTAGCGACGAAGCTGGTGATACAGGAAGCCGGACCACGACACCGCGGATCAAACGCCGGAACCAAATAATCTACGCCACAGTAGATGATGATTGTGATGAATAG